The proteins below come from a single Candidatus Hydrogenedens sp. genomic window:
- a CDS encoding pentapeptide repeat-containing protein — protein MAYKEHVKILESGIEIWNQWRDSDPAISPDLSGLNFSKRNLVGINFRMCDLRHCVFSEVDLRRANFRKAYLHSVSFIKCDLRDINFSHADLTYVKIVDSLLDGSNFSCAILNEIDFSNKIMHQFDFSESHLYRAKFRNCDLTRCNFRKAYLGEADFFMANLSQADLRESNLSGANLSNAFLKDAHLEGAIITNANFDGAILSTRQRLSLLFPFLPLK, from the coding sequence ACTTGAATCTGGAATTGAAATCTGGAACCAATGGAGAGATAGTGACCCAGCAATTTCCCCTGATTTAAGTGGATTAAATTTTTCAAAGAGGAATCTGGTGGGTATCAATTTCAGAATGTGTGATTTAAGACATTGTGTGTTTAGTGAAGTTGATTTACGTAGGGCAAATTTTCGGAAAGCCTATCTTCATTCCGTATCGTTTATTAAGTGTGATTTGAGAGATATAAATTTTAGTCATGCAGATTTAACCTACGTAAAGATAGTTGACTCTTTATTAGACGGAAGTAACTTTTCATGTGCAATACTCAACGAAATAGATTTTTCTAACAAAATCATGCACCAATTTGATTTTTCAGAAAGTCATCTTTATCGGGCTAAATTTAGAAACTGCGATTTAACCAGGTGTAATTTCAGAAAGGCATATTTAGGAGAAGCTGATTTTTTCATGGCAAATTTATCTCAGGCAGATTTAAGGGAATCAAATTTGTCTGGAGCAAATTTATCCAATGCCTTTTTAAAAGACGCTCATCTTGAAGGAGCCATCATTACAAATGCTAATTTCGATGGAGCCATTTTATCAACACGTCAAAGACTATCTCTTTTGTTTCCTTTCCTCCCCCTTAAATAA